Proteins encoded within one genomic window of Oscillospiraceae bacterium:
- a CDS encoding isocitrate/isopropylmalate family dehydrogenase yields MNYSLVHERIDQILDMQRARVAAMAEQADFIDYAKCAPLIIGICGGDGIGPAITAQSARVLQHLLAAEVSAGKIEFRTIDGLTIENRAACDRAIPDDVLEELKACHVILKGPTTTPRAGDPWPNIESANVAMRKALDLFANVRPVKVPDQNIDWVFFRENTEGSYAVGSLGIHADDDIAIDFCVTTTGGTERIAKLAFEHAKKTGRKRVTAVTKANVVKTTDGKFLKICEEIAENYPEITYDDWYIDIMTAKLVDEKRRTAFEVFVLPNLYGDILTDEAAEFQGGVGTAGSANIGKRYAMFEAIHGSAPRMVEEGRAQYADPCSMLRASVMLLEHIGKIDESSRLEKALNVCMYEEKKLVITGRDTGATSDAFADYVMSKL; encoded by the coding sequence ATGAACTACTCACTCGTACACGAACGCATTGATCAAATCCTTGATATGCAGCGTGCCCGCGTTGCGGCTATGGCGGAACAAGCTGACTTTATTGATTACGCCAAGTGTGCGCCGCTCATTATCGGTATTTGTGGCGGTGACGGCATCGGCCCTGCCATTACGGCACAAAGTGCGCGTGTATTGCAGCACTTGTTGGCGGCCGAAGTTTCAGCCGGGAAAATCGAGTTTCGTACCATCGATGGTCTGACGATTGAAAACCGTGCGGCGTGCGATAGGGCCATTCCTGATGACGTGCTGGAAGAATTGAAAGCCTGCCACGTCATTCTCAAAGGCCCAACCACTACTCCTCGTGCCGGCGACCCGTGGCCAAATATCGAAAGTGCCAATGTCGCCATGCGCAAAGCGCTGGATTTATTCGCCAATGTTCGTCCTGTAAAAGTGCCTGACCAAAATATCGACTGGGTCTTTTTCCGTGAGAACACGGAGGGGTCATATGCTGTTGGTAGTTTAGGCATTCATGCCGATGATGACATTGCCATCGACTTCTGCGTCACGACAACTGGTGGCACCGAGCGTATTGCCAAATTGGCGTTTGAACATGCTAAAAAGACCGGACGCAAGCGCGTCACGGCAGTCACAAAAGCCAATGTTGTCAAGACGACGGATGGTAAATTTCTGAAAATTTGCGAAGAAATCGCCGAAAATTACCCCGAAATCACTTATGATGACTGGTACATCGACATCATGACAGCAAAATTGGTTGACGAAAAACGTCGGACGGCGTTTGAGGTTTTTGTACTCCCCAACCTTTATGGCGATATTTTGACTGACGAGGCCGCTGAGTTCCAAGGCGGTGTCGGTACAGCGGGCAGTGCCAATATCGGCAAGCGTTACGCCATGTTTGAAGCCATCCACGGCAGTGCGCCACGCATGGTGGAAGAAGGGCGTGCGCAATATGCTGACCCCTGTTCGATGTTGCGGGCGTCGGTGATGCTGCTCGAACATATCGGCAAAATTGACGAGTCTTCGCGCTTGGAAAAAGCGTTGAACGTCTGCATGTACGAAGAGAAAAAGTTGGTTATTACTGGGCGAGACACAGGCGCGACCAGTGACGCTTTTGCCGATTATGTGATGTCGAAACTATAA
- a CDS encoding Ig-like domain-containing protein: MKRRFISIILAIVLLLTFAPVAFAQTIAESPTVEIFAKNTTVGNEIEFSRKDFTSRIIGDDKLQGIIITGLPDAEIGNLYVMERQLMVGEAITIDNLDNLRYTPAADSVSQASFSFLPVFSGGVSVDNVTINVAVLEEPNQPPIAQDVTLSTFRNVAITGQFNAKDPDGDPLTFRIAGKSRRGEVKLNADGSFIYTPYHNKHGRDSFTYVAVDSYGNTSAPAKVEITIARQQPKVSYHDMDGHPAHYAALQLAEAGLIVGEQVGGRHFFHPDTPVSRAEFLALAVNGLKLSEVTPTLRTGFADDEDIPAWAKPYVNLAVNARWLSGVTQEDGRRAFQPDFPITRGQASVLLNNALNLPDSDMVYAFAEDSAVPSWAAQSVTNMRENGLFDTNDVLNLDAPMTRADIAVMLHHVVTAQQTPQPQRTGVFGWLFG, encoded by the coding sequence ATGAAACGTCGCTTTATTTCAATAATTCTAGCCATCGTTTTGCTGCTCACCTTTGCTCCCGTCGCATTTGCGCAAACCATCGCCGAGTCGCCAACTGTGGAGATTTTCGCCAAGAACACCACCGTCGGCAATGAAATCGAATTTTCACGCAAAGATTTCACGTCACGCATTATCGGTGACGACAAACTACAGGGCATTATCATCACAGGTCTGCCCGATGCAGAAATCGGCAACTTATACGTCATGGAACGTCAATTGATGGTTGGTGAGGCTATCACAATTGATAATCTTGACAACTTGCGCTATACTCCTGCTGCCGACAGTGTTTCGCAAGCCAGTTTCAGCTTTTTGCCGGTCTTTTCCGGCGGCGTGAGCGTTGATAACGTGACCATCAATGTCGCAGTGCTAGAAGAACCAAATCAACCCCCTATTGCGCAAGACGTAACGTTGTCAACCTTCCGAAATGTTGCTATTACAGGTCAATTTAACGCCAAAGACCCCGACGGCGATCCGCTGACGTTTAGGATTGCCGGCAAGTCGCGCCGCGGTGAAGTCAAGCTTAACGCTGACGGCAGTTTCATTTACACCCCCTATCACAACAAACACGGACGCGACAGTTTCACCTACGTTGCCGTTGACTCGTACGGCAACACATCGGCACCCGCGAAAGTCGAAATAACCATTGCGCGTCAACAACCCAAAGTCAGCTACCACGACATGGACGGACATCCGGCGCATTATGCGGCATTGCAACTGGCCGAGGCCGGCTTAATTGTCGGCGAACAGGTTGGCGGACGACATTTCTTCCACCCCGATACACCGGTCAGTCGTGCGGAGTTTTTGGCATTGGCGGTCAATGGCCTGAAGCTTAGCGAAGTGACACCAACGTTGCGAACTGGCTTTGCCGACGATGAGGATATACCGGCATGGGCTAAGCCTTATGTCAACCTAGCCGTCAACGCCCGTTGGCTGAGCGGCGTTACGCAAGAAGATGGTCGGCGGGCATTCCAACCCGACTTCCCCATCACACGCGGTCAAGCAAGCGTATTGCTAAACAACGCACTAAATTTGCCAGATAGCGACATGGTGTATGCATTTGCCGAAGACAGTGCTGTCCCCTCTTGGGCGGCGCAATCGGTGACGAATATGCGTGAGAATGGGCTGTTTGACACGAATGATGTGCTAAATCTCGACGCACCTATGACACGCGCTGATATTGCCGTGATGTTGCACCATGTTGTGACGGCACAGCAAACGCCGCAGCCGCAACGTACGGGGGTGTTTGGGTGGTTGTTTGGGTAG
- a CDS encoding GNAT family N-acetyltransferase produces the protein MNIVYNNVLSVEDYCKLRKSVGWRDISEARVQYALDKSDFIIAAVVDSNAVGMARLITDGTQVLIMDVVVHPDYQGKGIGRGLMEQIRQYILSIDFDQILVNLITRDQTGFYEKLGYKKLKDFQAEGMRLWLNGM, from the coding sequence ATGAATATCGTATACAACAACGTCTTGTCAGTAGAAGATTACTGCAAGCTACGTAAATCTGTGGGATGGCGTGATATATCTGAAGCGCGTGTGCAATATGCATTAGATAAATCTGACTTTATCATTGCGGCAGTAGTTGATAGTAACGCAGTAGGTATGGCACGGTTGATTACCGATGGCACGCAAGTGTTGATTATGGATGTTGTTGTCCATCCCGATTATCAAGGCAAAGGAATCGGCAGAGGGCTAATGGAGCAAATCAGGCAGTATATACTGAGCATAGACTTTGACCAAATACTTGTGAATCTTATAACACGCGACCAAACAGGATTTTATGAGAAACTTGGATACAAAAAGCTTAAAGATTTTCAAGCCGAAGGCATGCGCTTGTGGTTGAATGGTATGTAG